CCGCATCGTCCCGCTCATCGGCGCCGGCGGGTGCGTCTTCGCAATGTTCATCATCAACCCGGTGTTCGGGCTCATTGCGGTCGGCCTCACACTGGCCTTCTACGTCATGCTCGTCCGTCGGCACCTCCAGGCGCCCGCGGGCGACATGCGCAGCGGATTGTTCGTCGCGCTCGCGGAGTGGGCGGCCAAGCGCGTCATCGAACTTGGCGGCAGCAACGAACGCGCGTGGAAGCCCAACATTCTCCACCCGGTTCAGGACATCGACGAGCTGCGGGCCACGTTCCGACTCGTCCACGCGATCGCGGCGCCGAAGGGAACGGTCAAGATCATCGGCGTCGGCGGCGATGATCTGGCACGACAGCTAGACGGCGTGAGCCGCGACTTCGGCTCCGAGGACATCTTCGCCACCGCGAGCGTCGTCGACGCGGAGAGCTTCGAGCGCGGCGTCGTCACGAGCATCCAGGCGCTAGCCGGTGCGTTCCTGACGCCGAACATCGTCTTCCTCACCGTTCCCGACGAGATCTCGCGCGACGGTCAGCTCACGGCGATCATGGACGCCGTCGAGCGTCACGACGTCGGCGTCGTCCTCTCGGCCGCTCACCCAAAGGTGGGCTGGGGACGTCGCCGCGAGATCGCCCTCGTCCTGGGCGACCAGGGCCCGGAGTGGGAGCTGGGTCCGCGGCTCCCCCACCTTGACCTCGCGACGCTCTGCGCGTACCAGATCGGACGCAACTGGCAGGCGCGACTAACACTCGTCGCCATCGCCCCGTCGCCCGAACACCGACCGCACGCCCGCCATTATCTCGAACGCCTCTCCTCAGCTGGGCGTCTCCCGCGCGACACGCACACGGTGGTCCTCGAACGCCTCGACGCGGAGCGCCTCCGCGAGCGTCGCCCCGACCTCGCCATCCTCGGTCTCACGGAGCGCCACAACCTCGACGACGTGCGCTCGACAGTGCGTGAGCTTGGCATCAGCTGCGTGTTCGCGCACGACGCAGGCACCGAAAGCGCGATCGCATGACCGCCTCATAACGATCGCCACCCACACCATGAGAGAGTTGACACTCCGCCGAGCCCGTCGGCGCTGACCGACTCGATTGTCACGATTCGAGCCCAAAGCCCCTGCGACTGAGCCACGTAGGCCGACTACCGCGGATCGGTAAGCGGTAGCACGCGAATGCCGCCAGGTGGAAACCCGCCGCAGAACGTCGGCCGCAACCAACCTGTCCGTGCGGCCGCCGGGGATGTTGCTCGCTTCCGCGTCGCCGTCAAGCTCTGCGCGACTCCCTGCATCGGGCGATGAAGAAGGCCGGGGAACGCTTACTCGCGCCCCCGCACGGGGCCCGGTCTGTCAGCGGGCTACGAGCCTGAGTAGTCCCCACTGGTCGATTCGGACCTGGTGACAGTTGGGGCCGAACGGCCGGGCGGGGAGGGCGGTTTATGGCCACTCGGCTGTTCAGCCGTTCGTGCCTGCTGTCCGAGCTCAACGGGTTCCGCGCGGGAGACGCAGCGCTGCAGCGCCAGCGCGCAGGCTGACCTCGACGTCACGTGCCTGGTTGATCGCGTCGAGATCCGCGCCGATGAAGGTGGCTCGCCGATCAACGCGGCGGGGCGTGGCTCATGATGCCCGCGATCTCGGGGTTCCCGCGACCACCCTCTGTCACGACCGATCTGCGGCGTGCGCCACCGAGGCATCCTTCCGCGACGGGGTCCGTGCGACGGTGACCATCTCCAGCATGCAGAAGTAGAAGTCATCGCGGTCCAGGATGTACCCGTCGGCCTCCGGGTCGAAGGCGTCGTGCCACTGATGCAGTTCGTCGCTCGACAGGTATGGGGCTGCAGTCCGCGCGTACCAATCTGCGTTGCCTGCGATGTACCGCTTGGCTTCTGGCTGGAGTGGCGCCATCTTCTGGATGGCATACGTGCGGGTTGTCACGTCCTGGAGCCCTGCGCTGACGAAGAGTCCGTGCAGCCTTCGACCAACGAAGTTGTCGAACGGGGGATCAGGCGGGTCCTCGGCAAGCGCCCGGGCTGCCGCTCGCAGCACGGTCAGCGACAGCTGGACGTCCAAGGGATGGAAGATGATGACCGCGCCGTCGAAATCTTTGGCGATGATCCGTCCGTCGGGCCGAGTGACGCGCTTGTGCTCATCGAGGAGGGCGGCGGCATCAGGGACGTAGGCGAGACAGTTGCCGAAGAACACCGCGTCGAAGGTGTCGTCGGCGAAGGGGATGCGGTAGAAGTCTGCGATCACGAATTCCGTGACGTCCTCCACGCCGGCACAGGCGTTGTCCACCGCGTGGCGGATCAAGCCGGGCGACAAGTCGGCGCCGATGACCTTCCCGTCCGGGCCGACCTGCTGTGCCAGCAGCTGTGTCCACAGTCCTGGGCCGCAGCCCAGGTCCAGGACCACACCGCCCGGCTCGACCTCGAGGTCCTCGACCATCTGGCGCCGTTCACGCTCCTTCGCGCGGTGATGGTCCACCAGCCAGTCGACGGCGGTGAGCTCGAGCCCCTGGTCGCCCTGGAACGAGCCTGATCTTCCCATGCTTCCTGCCCTGCCGCCTGTTGCCACCCTATGCGTGTTGAGGTCGAGCACAACCGGTCCGTCCCGACGAGCCCTCCCCGGCGGCGTCACCACA
The Actinomycetota bacterium DNA segment above includes these coding regions:
- a CDS encoding methyltransferase domain-containing protein, with protein sequence MGRSGSFQGDQGLELTAVDWLVDHHRAKERERRQMVEDLEVEPGGVVLDLGCGPGLWTQLLAQQVGPDGKVIGADLSPGLIRHAVDNACAGVEDVTEFVIADFYRIPFADDTFDAVFFGNCLAYVPDAAALLDEHKRVTRPDGRIIAKDFDGAVIIFHPLDVQLSLTVLRAAARALAEDPPDPPFDNFVGRRLHGLFVSAGLQDVTTRTYAIQKMAPLQPEAKRYIAGNADWYARTAAPYLSSDELHQWHDAFDPEADGYILDRDDFYFCMLEMVTVARTPSRKDASVAHAADRS